From a single Actinomyces viscosus genomic region:
- a CDS encoding Rv0909 family putative TA system antitoxin, translating into MGLDDLAKKAGDALSSDKAEAISDKALDAAAGAAKKATGGKYDDKIDTARDAVDGKLGTE; encoded by the coding sequence ATGGGACTTGACGACCTGGCGAAGAAGGCCGGTGACGCTCTCAGCTCCGACAAGGCCGAGGCGATCAGCGACAAGGCGCTGGACGCCGCAGCCGGCGCGGCCAAGAAGGCGACCGGCGGCAAGTACGACGACAAGATCGACACCGCCCGCGACGCCGTCGACGGCAAGCTCGGCACGGAGTGA
- a CDS encoding MmcQ/YjbR family DNA-binding protein, which produces MTKPASPSDGARSARVDDDAVAARRDALLAHAADLPGAWAGDKPEWDIPVASVGTRLFLLLIPHTDGRLLANVKLDPEDVVAVRSAYSWVEPGFHQSKRHWASIDLTSPDYRPDTAADMVEDSYRLVLTLLTRRVREAVLLADAAGAPARPTWQW; this is translated from the coding sequence ATGACCAAGCCCGCCTCCCCCTCCGACGGCGCCCGCTCCGCCCGCGTCGACGACGACGCCGTGGCCGCCCGCCGAGACGCCCTCCTGGCCCACGCGGCCGACCTGCCCGGCGCCTGGGCGGGCGACAAGCCCGAGTGGGACATCCCCGTGGCCTCCGTGGGGACCCGCCTGTTCCTGCTGCTCATCCCCCACACCGACGGCCGCCTCCTGGCCAACGTCAAGCTCGACCCCGAGGACGTCGTCGCCGTGCGGTCCGCCTACAGCTGGGTGGAGCCGGGCTTCCACCAGTCCAAGCGGCACTGGGCGAGCATCGACCTCACCAGCCCCGACTACCGGCCCGACACCGCCGCCGACATGGTGGAGGACTCCTACCGGCTCGTCCTGACACTGCTGACGCGCCGAGTGCGCGAGGCCGTCCTCCTGGCCGACGCCGCAGGCGCCCCCGCCCGCCCCACCTGGCAGTGGTGA
- a CDS encoding helix-turn-helix domain-containing protein has translation MSHVVCHLDELLAARGMTLVELSEKVGVTTVNLSVLKNDRAKAIRYSTLSAICEALGCSVGELLEVVPD, from the coding sequence GTGAGCCACGTCGTCTGTCACCTCGATGAGCTGCTGGCCGCCCGCGGGATGACGCTCGTGGAGCTCTCCGAGAAGGTGGGGGTCACCACCGTCAACCTCTCGGTGCTCAAGAACGACCGCGCCAAGGCCATCCGCTACTCCACGCTCAGTGCCATCTGCGAGGCGCTGGGCTGCTCGGTCGGCGAGCTCCTGGAGGTCGTCCCGGACTGA